From Nycticebus coucang isolate mNycCou1 chromosome 6, mNycCou1.pri, whole genome shotgun sequence, the proteins below share one genomic window:
- the RAB2B gene encoding ras-related protein Rab-2B yields MTYAYLFKYIIIGDTGVGKSCLLLQFTDKRFQPVHDLTIGVEFGARMVNIDGKQIKLQIWDTAGQESFRSITRSYYRGAAGALLVYDITRRETFNHLTSWLEDARQHSSSNMVIMLIGNKSDLESRRDVKREEGEAFAREHGLIFMETSAKTACNVEEAFINTAKEIYRKIQQGLFDVHNEANGIKIGPQQSISTSLGPSVSQRNCRDVGSNSGCC; encoded by the exons ATGACTTATGCTTATCTCTTCAAGTACATCATCATCGGAGACACAG GTGTGGGGAAGTCATGTCTCCTCCTGCAGTTCACAGACAAGCGGTTCCAGCCCGTCCACGACCTCACAATAG GTGTGGAGTTTGGAGCACGTATGGTCAACATTGATGGGAAACAAATCAAACTGCAAATCTGGGATACG GCTGGGCAAGAATCCTTCCGTTCTATCACCCGTTCCTACTacaggggagcagctggagcaTTGCTGGTGTACGACATTACAAG GCGTGAAACTTTCAACCACCTGACCTCATGGTTAGAGGATGCCCGGCAGCACTCTAGTTCCAACATGGTTATCATGCTGATTGGTAATAAGAG TGACCTAGAGTCTCGCAGGGATGTGAAGAGAGAAGAAGGAGAGGCCTTTGCTCGGGAGCATGGACTTATATTTATGGAAACTTCAGCCAAAACAGCCTGCAATGTTGAAGAG GCCTTCATTAACACAGCCAAAGAAATATATAGGAAGATCCAGCAGGGTTTATTTGATGTCCACAATGAG GCAAATGGCATCAAGATTGGGCCCCAGCAGTCAATTTCAACATCACTGGGACCCAGTGTCTCTCAGCGGAACTGTCGTGATGTAGGGTCCAACTCTGGCTGCTGCTGA